Genomic segment of Moritella sp. Urea-trap-13:
TCTAGTGCAAGATAAACTTAAGGCGCGGCTAGCGTTTTATTTACCACTGAAAAAACCGTTAATTTTGTCTAATAAAATACTCAAACTGCTCATTTATGATCCAAGCTACTATGTTGATATGAGTTGGCCGGCCAAAAATGCAATTCAGCTATCGTCGAAATTGGCACAATACTGTAGGTTGTCGGTTATTGATGCTAAACCTACATCCGAACAACTGGCGTATGTGATGTCCTTACCTGTCGATTCTTCGCGCGATGATGCGCTTGGGGAGTTGTTTACTCAAACGGCGATAATTAATTGCCAGCCTTCGCAGATATGAACACAGGAATAAAGAATGACACCGTTATTTTCTAATCGTAGAACGACTAAGCAACAGGTTATTAAATCGCATTTGGTAACGAAATTAAGCTTCATCATGGTTATCGCCAGTATTGCTATTTTGGGCCTTGGTATTTGGACTATCTGGCCAACACTTATGACGACTGGTATGCATTGGCAAAAGCAGATAAATAGTGAGCTTAGTGAGTTGTTATATGCGGCTAAACACGAGGGTTTAATGGCGGGAATGTCGCTCATGGTGATGAGCTTTCTATATGGTATTTTACATTCCGTCGGTCCTGGTCACGGCAAGCTCATCGTCACCACTTATATTGCCACGCAAGATGCAAAAGTAAAGTTAAGCCTTATCATTACGCTGGTCTCTTCACTTATGCAGGCATTGGTTGCTGTGGGGTTAGTGTCGGTATTATTGATGCTGTTTGATGCATCGATGCGAGATATTAACCATAAAGCTGAACTGCTCATTCCTTTAAGCTTCTATACCGCTATTTTATTAGGTGTTGTCATTATTTGGCGTAACTTAGTGTTGATGTACCGGGTGGTTAAAGACAATAAAAAGGCATTAAACAGTAATGATAGTAGCGTTATTCAACGCTTAACACCGTTATCAGATGCGCAACAAACAGCATTTACGGCGTCACCTTTAGCTAATCATGTACATGATGAAAACTGTGGCTGTGGTCATCAGCATGTGGTGTCGTCAGCACAAATTAACGATGCTTCATCATTTAAAGAGTATTTGGCTATCATCTTAAGTATTGGTATTCGTCCTTGTACTGGCGCTATCATGGTGTTGTTATTTGCCAATATGCTGGATATTTATTGGTTAGGGATTGTCAGTGCTGTAGTCATGGCGTTAGGTACGGCGCTAACTACGTCTACTATTGCAATTATGACCATTACCGGCAAACAGGCGGTTAGACGCTATTTATCCGCTGGCAAACAGCGTAAAGCACCGAGTAATCAAGTGAATATCAGCAAATTCATTGTACCGATTGTTGGTGGTTTGGTATTAATATTACTCGGGGTATTATTACTTGAGTCTCGACCTGTTGGTATGTCGCCGATGTTTTAGTCATTAAACATCATTGAAAAGCCCGAAACATAAACCGACTAAATATAAAAATATTTTACTCGTGAATATGTTTCGGGCTTTTTTGTGTCTTGCTGTTATTACTTTAAAGCGTCGACTATGGTATTTACGTTATATTGCATCATCTTTAGGTAAGTCGACGCAGGTTGGTCAGGAGACGATAACGCATCAGAGTATAGCTTGCCGCCTATTTTAGCGTCTGTTTCACGGCTAATCTGTTCTATTAAGCGATTATCGGCGATGTTTTCCATGAATACCGCGTTGACATTATCATGACGAATTTGTTTAATTAGCTTAGCGACATCAGCTGCACTTGCTTCAGAACCTGTACTTGTTCCTTGTGGCGATAAGAAGGTGACATTGAAATCTCGCGCGAAATAAGCAAACGCATCATGGGGTGTGATCACCTTGCGTTGAGCTTCCGGTATCGTTGCCAGTTGAGCACATAATTTTAAGGCTAACTGATCAAGTTCTTCAGTATAGTGAGCGGCATTTTGCTGATAATCAAGACGGTTTTTAGGATCAACTTGAATCAGTCCTTTTGCGATGTTACGTACGTAGACTTTAACGTTGTTAATGCTATGCCAAGCGTGTGGATCTATATCACCGTGGTCATGGTGTGCATGGTCACGATGCTCGTGTTCGTCGCTATGTTGTTCATGGTCATGATGTGCATGTTCGTCGCTATGCTGTTCATGTTCATCGTTATGTAGTTCGTGATCATGGTGGTCGTGTTCGTCGTTATGTTGTTCATGGTCATGATGTTCGTGTTCGTGTTCGTCGTTATGTTGTTCGTGGTCATGATGTTCATGTTCATCGTTATGTTGTTCGTGATCATGGTGGTCATGCCCGCAGCCACCTTCTTTTGAGCTTAGTTCATCGATGCCATCAGCGGCGATAACTTGTACGCCTTGGTAGTTAGCCGCTTCAATCAAACGCGGCATCCAACCTTCAAACTGTAATCCATTGGTGACAACTAACTGCGCTTTGGAAATAGCTTTAGCATCTTGAGGTGTGGGGCTAAATACATGCGCATCACCGTCAATTTTCACTAAGTTGGTCACTGTTACATGTTCTTTGCCTACTTCTGATACCAGATCGCCTAGGATGGAAAAGCTACTAATGACAGCCAGCTTTTGTTCTGCCATCGCCGCAGAACTGGCACCTAAACCAAGTAGTATCATTGATGTCGTCAGGGTATTTTTAAGCATGTGATCGTCCTTTATAAATTTTTTATTAAGAGTTAGTTGTTAAGCATTAACAGTTAATTGCGATTTTTAAACAGTAATCCGCCTTGGCGGCCAAATATTAATGAGGTGATATAAAGCAGCCCAAGCACCAACACAATAGCGGGGCTAGTGGCTAAACTGGCGTGGTAGGAAAGAAACAACCCGAAGTAGCCACTTAACACTGCGCTGATAAAGGCCACGATTAACATGCCGCCTAAATGATTCGACCAAAATCGAGCTATTGCCGCGGGTAAGATCATTAAGCCGACTGCCATTAAGGTGCCTAACGCTTGAAAACCAGCGACCAGATTGAGTACCACAAGCAGTAAAAATCCATAGTGAGCAATCGAGCTCAATTTACTGACCGTTTTAAAGAAGTGCGGATCAACACACTCTAAAACTAACGGTCGATAGAGCAGGGCGAGCGCTAACGTGGAGATAGTCGCAATGATGGTAATGAGTGTTAGAGCATCGTTATTCAGTGCGAGTGTCGAACCAAATAGCACATGTAATAAATCGACATTACTGCCATTAGCGGAAATGATTAGTACGCCAACGGCCAGAGACAGTAAGTAAAACGCCGCTAAGCTGGAATCTTCTTCTGCTTTTGAATGCCTAGCGACTATGCCTGCTAATACCGCGACCACACAGCCAGCAACAATGCCGCCAATGGTCATAGCGGTAACGGATAAACCAGAGATAAGAAAACCAATGGCAGCGCCGGGTAAGATAGCGTGCGCCATCGCATCACCAGTCAAACTCATTCGTCTCAGTGTTAAGAATACGCCGACGGGTGTGGCACTAATACTCAGCACTATAATTCCCCATAAGGCGCGTTGCATAAATACAAAATCAGCAAAAGGGGCGATAAATAGTTCGTATAATTGAGCACTCATGATGCGCGGTTCTCGATGTTAGTCGTAACAGACGTTGCTGTACGTTCGGTAGTGTTATTACTTGTGCTGTTGTTCGCGGTACTATTCACAGCATTCAGAGCAGGATTATTAAAGCTGTTATGCACAGCGCAGTGAGCAAAATGTTGATAGCCTGCTTGCAGTAAATACGGTTGAGTTAATACCTCAGCTGTTTTACCGGCGGCAATTAAGTTGGTTGCAACAAGTAATGTGGTGGGAAAGTAGCGTTGTACTAAGGCCAGATCGTGGATCACCGCTATAACTGTTTTACCTTGTTGCTGACATTCTTGGATCACACGCATTAATAATTCCGTAGTCTGGGCATCAACGCCACCAAAGGGTTCGTCAAGTAATAGAATGTCGGCGTTTTGTAATAACATGCGGGCAAATAACATGCGCTGAAATTGTCCGCCTGATAGCTGACTAATTTGGCGTTCAGCCATATCTGCAAGATCTACTTTTGCTAATGCTTGCTGTAATAAGCGCTGTTCGTCTCGGCTAAAGGCGCGCCAAAAACGGGTGCGCTGCCAAGCCCCGCCAGATACAAACTCAGTCACTGTAATTGGAAACGTGTGATCTATTTGGCTGCTTTGTGGTAAGTAAGCAATATTCTGCAAACTCAAATCACCAAGATCGATAGAACCTGATTTTATGGTTATTTGTCGCATGATGCTTTTTAATAAGGTTGATTTACCGGCGCCATTGGGACCGACAATCGCGACGAGATCACCGTCATCTAACGTTGTCGATATATTGTTAAGCGCGATGTTTTTTTGATAATAAACACTTAAGTTTTTAATTTTAATCATTATTTATTATCCAGCAAGGTAAGGCAATATAGCCCAAAGCATGCCAATGATGGCAAGGGAAATACCGAGGCGTGTAAATACACTGGTTAATAACAAGGATGTCGTTGTGGATGATTGAGTGTGCGGCATTTTATTTTCTTTATTGTTTATTATGCTACTTCAGGATTGAGGATGTTATAACATAACAATAACGGTGCGCAAGTGTTATGTTATAATAT
This window contains:
- a CDS encoding metal ABC transporter solute-binding protein, Zn/Mn family, giving the protein MLKNTLTTSMILLGLGASSAAMAEQKLAVISSFSILGDLVSEVGKEHVTVTNLVKIDGDAHVFSPTPQDAKAISKAQLVVTNGLQFEGWMPRLIEAANYQGVQVIAADGIDELSSKEGGCGHDHHDHEQHNDEHEHHDHEQHNDEHEHEHHDHEQHNDEHDHHDHELHNDEHEQHSDEHAHHDHEQHSDEHEHRDHAHHDHGDIDPHAWHSINNVKVYVRNIAKGLIQVDPKNRLDYQQNAAHYTEELDQLALKLCAQLATIPEAQRKVITPHDAFAYFARDFNVTFLSPQGTSTGSEASAADVAKLIKQIRHDNVNAVFMENIADNRLIEQISRETDAKIGGKLYSDALSSPDQPASTYLKMMQYNVNTIVDALK
- a CDS encoding nickel/cobalt transporter: MTPLFSNRRTTKQQVIKSHLVTKLSFIMVIASIAILGLGIWTIWPTLMTTGMHWQKQINSELSELLYAAKHEGLMAGMSLMVMSFLYGILHSVGPGHGKLIVTTYIATQDAKVKLSLIITLVSSLMQALVAVGLVSVLLMLFDASMRDINHKAELLIPLSFYTAILLGVVIIWRNLVLMYRVVKDNKKALNSNDSSVIQRLTPLSDAQQTAFTASPLANHVHDENCGCGHQHVVSSAQINDASSFKEYLAIILSIGIRPCTGAIMVLLFANMLDIYWLGIVSAVVMALGTALTTSTIAIMTITGKQAVRRYLSAGKQRKAPSNQVNISKFIVPIVGGLVLILLGVLLLESRPVGMSPMF
- a CDS encoding metal ABC transporter permease — protein: MSAQLYELFIAPFADFVFMQRALWGIIVLSISATPVGVFLTLRRMSLTGDAMAHAILPGAAIGFLISGLSVTAMTIGGIVAGCVVAVLAGIVARHSKAEEDSSLAAFYLLSLAVGVLIISANGSNVDLLHVLFGSTLALNNDALTLITIIATISTLALALLYRPLVLECVDPHFFKTVSKLSSIAHYGFLLLVVLNLVAGFQALGTLMAVGLMILPAAIARFWSNHLGGMLIVAFISAVLSGYFGLFLSYHASLATSPAIVLVLGLLYITSLIFGRQGGLLFKNRN
- a CDS encoding metal ABC transporter ATP-binding protein; the encoded protein is MIKIKNLSVYYQKNIALNNISTTLDDGDLVAIVGPNGAGKSTLLKSIMRQITIKSGSIDLGDLSLQNIAYLPQSSQIDHTFPITVTEFVSGGAWQRTRFWRAFSRDEQRLLQQALAKVDLADMAERQISQLSGGQFQRMLFARMLLQNADILLLDEPFGGVDAQTTELLMRVIQECQQQGKTVIAVIHDLALVQRYFPTTLLVATNLIAAGKTAEVLTQPYLLQAGYQHFAHCAVHNSFNNPALNAVNSTANNSTSNNTTERTATSVTTNIENRAS